The Nitrospinaceae bacterium DNA window CGAATGGATTCACATGTGGGCCTATAAGGACATGAATCATCGCACCGAGATGCGCGATAAAAGCCGCGAGCTGCCCAACTGGCCTCCCGGCTCAAGGCCCTTCCTCCTCAAGCAGAACTCTGAGATTTGGGTGCCGGGCCCCTACTCGCTCATGAAATAGAGCGGGGTGTTTGAGTAGCTTAGAGCAAGATCGTTATCAACTAGCCCTCGGTCTTTAATGTAAAGGCCGGGGGCGTTTTGTATTACCTCTGGCGCGGGCTCCTCAGTTTCGCTATTCTTAGGCGTGCACATTAATAATTTTTTTTACGGGGAGGGCGGACATTTGTCCGGGCGCGAGCCGCCACCTCCCCGGGCGATTTGTGGTTTTATGCCGATTTATTTAAAGGAGATTTTCGATGATCTACGAGATTCGTACCTACACCGTTCCCCCGAGAGGGGTTCCCGAGTATTACGACAAATTTGGCGAAATCTTTGAGCGTCGCCAGGCCATCACCCGTATGGTGGGTATGTTCCATGCTGATTTTGGCCAGCTCAACCGCATTATGCATATCTGGGAGTACGAGAATGCGGCCCACCGTGAGGAGACCCGACGGGCCGTTGCCGAGCACGAGTGGTGGCCGCCCCCGACAGGTCATCTTCTCAGGAAACAAATTACAAAAATTGTGATGACCCCCGCCTTTCGGCCCGAGCCCCGCCTCGGCGAATACGGAAGCGTCTATGAATTCAGAACCTATACGCTGTTTCCAGGCAAGCTGGGCGAGATGGCAGAAAAGTGGACCCCAAACATCGCTGCCCGTGAGGAACTCTCGCCGCTCTCGGCCGTGTTCATGACCGAGTCGGGGGAGCTTAATCAGTGGATTCATGTCTGGGCCTACAAGGATGCGAACGAGCGCAATGAAATTCGTGAAAAGACAAAGGCGATGCCCAACTGGCCCTCGCCAGCCACGGGTGAGCTCATCGAGTCGCAATTATCCGAGATTTGGATACCAGGTCCCTACTCGCTCATGAAATAGCCTGCGATTTGGAGAAAAAAGCCCCCTCCTGGGTCAAATAGGAGGGGCTTTTTTCGTTGGTTGTGTAGACCTCATTAAAAAATAAATGTCCCTACTATCCCCAAAGTCCCCAGCGCCCAACAGTAGTAGGCAAAGCCCCTGAAATATCCCCGCTGCACGTGCCGAAGCAGCCAGCGTAGCGCAATGACGCCAGCGAGGGCGGCGGCGACGGTGCCGATGATGAGGGGAATCATGTCCGATGGTGAGGCGTCGGCGAGGTGTTTCGCCTTGAGGACGAATGCGCCTCCGATAGCGGGAATCGAGAGCAGGAAGCTGAAGCGGGCGGCCATCTCGCGGTCAATACCACGAAAGAGGGCCGAGGTGATTGTCGAGCCTGAGCGCGATATACCGGGAATGATGGCGAGGGACTGAAACAGGCCAATGATGAGGGCGTCTAGCCAGGAAATCTCCGCCTCGCTCTTACCTCCGGTTTCGGAGAATTTTGAGAAGAAAAGAAGGGTGCCCGTGGCGATGAGTCCGAGCGAAGTCATGCGCGGGCTGGCGAAGAGGCTTTCGATAAAATCGTCGAAAAAAATACCCACCATTCCGGCGGGGACCGAGGCAAAGATGATGAGCCAGGCGGTGCGCAGGGAGGCGCGATCCTCGTTCTTGCCGATGAGGGATAACAGCCAGGCCTTGACGATACGCCAGGCATCCTTTCCGTAAACGGCCAGAACGGCAACAAGGGTTCCCATGTGAACAAGGATGTCGAACAAAAGTTGGGGTTTTGCGAATCCAAGGATTGCCTGGCCGAGGACGAGGTGGCCCGAACTGCTGATAGGCAAAAATTCGGTCACCCCCTGAAGGATGCCCAGCAGTACCGCATCAACCCATCCGATAGCCTCGTTCATGTTCGCTCCCCAGGGCTAGAGGTGTTGCCCGAGTCCCTTGGCCTTTAGTTGTTTAACAAGATCGCCCACGGATTGTGCGCGGTCTGCATGGCACAGTAAAAGGGCGCCTTGTGTTTCAATCACGATGAGATTTTCCACGCCAAGTGCTGCGATGAGTGGTTTAGACGAGCGAACAATAAGCCCTCGCGTCTCATCGGCCAAAACGTTCCCCTCATCGGGGATCATCCATAGATTCCCCTTCTTATCGAGGGGTAAAACTTCCCGGAGCGCTGCCCAGCTACCAACATCATTCCAGCCCATATCGGCGGGCAGGACGATAATATCGCGTAATTTTTCCATCACGGCATAGTCGATGCTAATCGATTCGGCCGCCTTGAAGGCGCGGGCGAACTCCGCAGCTTTTCTTTTGTTTAGGGCCCGGGCGGCTCGCTCTATGTGGCGAGAAGTTTCCGGTAGGCGGCGCCCGATCTCCTCAATGGCCCGTTCGGCACGCCAGATGAAAATTCCGCCGTTCCAGTAAAAGTGACCAGATGAAACAAATTTCCTGGCCCGGGCAAGGGTAGGTTTCTCCGTGAAGCGGCGGACGCCGTAGGCCTCTGTTTTTCCGGGTACCGGTAGTTTTTTCCCTCGTTCGATATAACCGTAGCCGGTTTCGGGGCCGGTGGGCTTAATGCCGAGGGTGACGACTGCATCGCGCTCCCCTGCGAGGCGGGCCGCCGCCCGTATAAGCCGTCTCAAGGTTCCGGGCCGGGCAATGTGGTGATCGGCAGGGAAAGCGGCCATCACTGCGCCGGGCTCGCGCCCCTCGATGATATGTGCCGCGAGGCAAAGGCAGGGAGCAGTGTTTCGTCCCTCGGGCTCAAGAATGACATTTCGCCGAGGAATGTCGGGGACCGTTTCAGCGATAAGGCGGCGATGTGCCACCGATCCGATGATGAGAATGCGCTCGGGCGGCACAAGGCCATTCATACGATTAGCCGATTGCGCCAGCAGAGATGCGGCTGTCTTTTTTTCTGACTTTTTTCCGGGCGGAAGTCCGCCTGGCGGCAAGAATTGTTTCGGGCGCCCGGCGCGGCTCTCGGGCCAGAAGCGCGTTCCGCTTCCGCCAGCCATGATGACGGCCCAGATTGGGGGTGTCTTTGGCATCGCTATTTCACCAGTTTAAGGAGTAGGAAACCGCCCGTTAGTAGGGCAATGAAAACAAAAGTTAGTATATTGAAATAGTGATCGATGAAGCTTCGGATGGGCCCTCCGAAATGTTTGATTAGTCCGGCTACGATAAAAAAACGGGCCGATCGGCTGACCACCGAGGCTAGAACGAACACTAAAAAACTGATACGGAAAGCCCCGGCCGATATGGTGAATACTTTGTAAGGAATCGGTGTGAAACCAGCGACGCCGACAGCCCAGGCGTCGTAGGTGCGAAAGTAGGTCTGGACGAGGAGGTATTTATCCATCGCCCCGTAGAAATCGAGTATTGGTTTTCCAATTACATCGAACAGAGTAAGGCCGATGTAGTAGCCGGCCACGCCGCCCACGACCGAGGCCGCCGAGCATATGGTTGCAAAAAAATACGCCCGCTTTGGTTTTGAGAGAGAAAGCGCCATGAGGAGCGGGTCAGGGGGAAGCGGGAAGAAAAACGACTCGGTGAACGAAAGGGTCGCTAGCGCTGGCGTCGCATAGCGCGAATCCGCCCAGCCGAGTACCCAGTCGTAGAGCCGTCTGATGTTATTCATTTGGTAGTTTCACCGAAGGAAAACGCCCGAGTTGCTCGAAAACCTCTTGCCTGTATGCGTCGAGGGAGGCATGGTCCTCGGCCTCGAAGCGGCAGACGATGACGGGTTGTGTGTTCGAGGCACGAACGAGTCCCCAGCCTTTCTCAAAAATGATTCGGGCACCGTCTACTTCGATGGTCTCGTATCTGGATCGAAAGTGCGCGCGAAGCGTATCGACAATTTCGAATTTTTCTTTATCCGTGCATTCAATCCGAAGCTCAGGAGTTGAAATCGATGCAGGTATATGAGCCATTCTTTCGGCGAGTGTTTGATTGCCGGATGCCACAAGGTGGAGAAGTCGGCCCGCCGCGTATATGGCGTCGTCGTAGCCGAGATAGCCGTCCGAGAAAAAAATGTGGCCCGAAAGCTCGCCGGCAAGCGGTGCTTTTTCTTTGACGAGATTCGCACGGACCAAGGAGTGGCCGGTAGGCGACATCACGGGGCGACCACCCATAGATTTGATCGCGTCGGCGAGGCGGGAGGAGCATTTTACGTCAAATACGATTGCCTCCCCGGGTCGACGCGCCAAAATGGGCTCAGAGTAAAGGATTAGTAATTCATCGCCCCATATGATGCGGCCATTTGAATCGACGGCGCCGATTCGATCTCCATCGCCGTCGAGTGCGATGCCAACTTCCGCCCCTGTTTTCCTTACTGTGGCGATTAGCATTTCGAGATTTTTCGGAATTGTTGGGTCGGGATGGTGGTTGGGGTATGTGCCGTCGGGCTCGCAGTATAGCTCGACGACTTCGGCTCCGATGGCGCGAAGAGCGTCTCCGGCTATGGGCCCTGCGACGCCGTTCCCAGCGTCAAGCACCATCTTGACTGGCCTCTGGAGGGTAAGATCTTTCGCTACGCGGTCGATGTATTCGGCGTGAATGTTTTGCTCGGAGAATGTGCCAGGCGACTCAGCGGTGTGAAGACGACCCTCTTCGATGATTCGTCGTATTTCCTGTATTTCATCACCGTGAATTGATTCGTTGCCGCGCGTTATTTTAAAGCCATTAAATTCGGGCGGATTGTGGCTTCCTGTAATCTGAATGCCGCCGGCGACATCGAGGTGGTGTGTTGCGAACGATAGGCAGGGAGTGGGACCCATGCCCACGCCTACGACATGGCAACCAGAGGCGCACAGGCCCTCTCGAAGGGCCTCGTAATAGCATGGTGACGAGAGGCGATTGTCACAGCTGATGGCAATTTTGGGTCCCTGTTTGCCACTGAGGTGGGTGCCGAGGCTTTGCCCAATAATTTTGACAATTTCCGGGGAAAGGTCCGTATCAACAATGCCGCGTATATCGTATTCACGGAAAATCAGAGGATTCAGCGGTACCACAAAACACTCCGGTGGGCAGAAAAGCACAAAATGAGTTGATAGGGCGAGCCCGTGGATTATGGCATTGCCCTAAGCCTGGAGCAAGGCAATCTCCCTCCAATTAGGCCTAAAGTAAGAGTAAAAGAGTGTGTGCCTAAAGGAATGTGGTTGTATAATGATCAGGTTGGTGGCTTGCCCTTGAATAAGGAAATCTCGGGGTGGCCTAAAGTGTTGAGAAAGATGAACGTGCGTAGAGCCCCAAGTAAAAGGAAGAAAAATGGGTGGCCCAGGCCCTTTTGTCGAGCGGATGGTGATTTTATTGACCTATTATACGGTGACGCTGTTTCTGCGCTGGGTTGGTCGTGTGCGGGTGGTGGGGAAAGAGCATATTCCCTCAGGAGGTGGAGTGCTTTTTCTGGCCAATCACATCTCGGCGCTCGATGTCTTCTTCCTCCCTTGGGTCATTTATGGGAAATTCCCGCAGGACAGGATTTACATTATCGCGAAAGAGGAGCTCTTGGAAATCCCCTTGATCGGTTGGTGGCTTAGCAAGCTGAGGGCCTTTCCCATAAAAAGGGGTAAGGCCGATTTGGGCGCGATTCGTACAATTGAGGAATTTATCCGAAACGACAAGGTGCTTATTTTTCCCGAGGGGACGCGAAGTCTTGACGGAAAATTGGGGCCGGGAAACCGGATGGTGGGAAGGTTTATTCGGGCGGCCAGACCCACTGTAATTCCGGTTGGGATTAAAGGGACGAATGGTATTGTTCCGGTGGGTAAGAAGTTTCCTCGTCGGGGTGCTGAAATTGAAGTGGTGTTCGGGCCGCCGTTGGAACTCGGCGATGAGCTGGCGATTGAGAACACTAAGGAGTCAAGTGTACGAATCGTTGAGAAGGCGATGGCGACGATTTCAACTCATCTCGATGGTTCAATTGAAGTGGCTGATGTACTTACAAAGGCATCGGGGAGGGATTGAGAATGAATCCCTCTAATAAATGGCGCCAACCGAAGGGACTTTCAGGTATTTTGTCCGAGTTGCGGCGCTCTGAAAAATGGGGCCGGAAGCTTTCGGGGCATTTTGTTTTTCGCATTTGGGATGAAGTGGTGGGAGAGGCGGTGGCTAAAGTGGCACATCCCGTTTCACTCAGTAGTGGGTGCCTGAGAGTGGAAGTCTCCTCTTCAGCTTGGTTGCAGGAGTTACACCTGATGAAAGCCGATATTCTATTTAAACTTAACGATTCGATGGATGATGCGATAAAGGAAATAATATTTGTCGCAGGGAGCGGAAAGCCAGATGGTGACGGTATAGATCGCAGCTCTCATTCAGGATACGCTACTAGGTCGGTGCCCACGGAGGCTGAAATTTCCGCGGATGATGAAATTGCATCGAGGGCGGTGATGGAAGAATTTAACGACCCCGAGCTTCGTGAGGGCATTGAAAAGCTGATGACGCGGGCTAGGCGGCGTGTTTCGGAGGATGTGTTGAACGAGCATTCGGAAGGGAACGGACCGGAATGAGAAAAATTACTCTCCGCCTCGTCTCGTTTTTTGTGTTGGTGACGGCTCTTGCTGCCTGCGCAACACCTGAAACCAAGGTGGAGTTAGAGGTAGATGTCCCAAGAAAAAGCGCTGGGACTGCCGAGTCTTACTATTACTATATTGACGGCTACCTCAAAGAGCTTGACGGAAAGCTTGAGGATGCGGGAAAAATTTATTCTCGTTCATTGGAAAAGGATCCCAATTCCCCACACTTGTTAACGCGTCTTGCATCAATTCTTATTCGTCAGGGAAAGCTGAAGAGGGCGGAGAAGCTGGTACGCCGTGCGGCGTCCCTTGATCCGACGAATAAACAGGCCTTTTTCCTTCTAGGCGGCATCTATACGGCTCGAGGAAGGCTCAAGAGCGCGGTGGACGTTTACGAAAGGCTTCTAGAAATAGCCCCCGATGAGCGCGAGGCGCGTTTACTTCTCGGGACGTCCTATATTGAGTTGAAGCGCTTCAAGGATGCTGTTCGGGCGTTCTCGAAGCTCATTGAACTGAATCCAAGCGATATTCTCAGTCGTTTGTATAGGGCGCAGGCTAATTTTCAACTTAAGAAGTTCGAGCAGACCGAAAAAGATCTTAAGTTCCTCCTTGAGCGGCGTCCCCGGAATACCCAGGCGTTATTGTTTCTCGCCCGTATTGCCGAGCATCGGGGGAATTTCGAAAAAGCCGAGGAGACCTATAAGCGTATATTAGGCATCGACCCCAAGAACCGATTTGCGAGGGCAAGGCTTGGGCAGGTGTATATTCGCAAGGACAATCTAAAGGAGGCCCTTAAAGAATATGAGCACCTAGCCAAGGATGAGCCGGGCAACAGAGAAGTTCATCGCACACTTGGTTTCCTCCATTTTGATAGAAGAAATTTTCAGAAGGCGCTTCAAGAATTTCAATTTGTGCTCGCACGAAATCCCGAGGACGATGTAGTTCGCCGGTATGTGGCCGCGATATACGAGGAACTCAACCAACTGACCCGGGCCGAGGAGGAGTTGAAGCGGATTCTTTCTCGGCAAAAAAAGGCCAGTAAGGATAAGGCCAGGTATCTTGAGGCGTATATCCAACTGGCGAGACTCTACGGGAAGCGGAAGGATTGGGCGGAGGTTTATTCTGTTCTAGACAAAGCGGCCAAGAGCCATGAAGAGAATGACCGCCTTTCGTTTATACGCGGCGCCTTTCTGGCTCAGCAAAAACGCTACGACGAAGCTATTCCCTTCTACCAGTCCGCCGTTCGCATCAACCCCAAGCGATCGAGTTATCTGTTTAATTTGGCGGTCGCATACTATGAAACACATCAATGGGATGATGTAGAGAAGTCTGTGCGGGCGGTCCTCAAGATTCAGCCTAAACATGCTAATGCGCTGAACTTGTTGGGCTTTATGTTCTCAGAGTTGAATCGTAATATTGACGAGGCAGAGAAGTTGTTGAACCGTGCGCTGGAGATAGAACCCAACAACGCGGCTTTTCTCGATAGCCTCGGTTGGATTTACTATCGCATGGGGAAATTTGATCTGGCGCTTAAAAAAATTCAACATGCGGCGAATCAAATGCCCTTAGATGCTGTTATCTTAGAGCATTTAGGTGATGTCTATTTTGCACTAAAGAATGTACCAAAGGCGCTTGAATACTGGCAGAAATCAAATAAGACGAATCCAAAAGAAAAAAAAGTGGTTGAAAAAATTCTCAAGCATGGTGGAAGTCTGACGCCCGTCCCTAAAAAATTGTAGGTCGATTGAATCTCTTGAGATTTTATGCCGTTGTGGTTTTGCTCCTCGTATTGGCGGGCTGCGCTTATAAGGGTTCAGATGCGCCCGTCAGGCTTCCTCTTGCCGCCGAAATCGACACTCATTTGCGTTCACGTAAATTTCCCT harbors:
- a CDS encoding NIPSNAP family protein, which produces MIYEIRTYTVPPRGVPEYYDKFGEIFERRQAITRMVGMFHADFGQLNRIMHIWEYENAAHREETRRAVAEHEWWPPPTGHLLRKQITKIVMTPAFRPEPRLGEYGSVYEFRTYTLFPGKLGEMAEKWTPNIAAREELSPLSAVFMTESGELNQWIHVWAYKDANERNEIREKTKAMPNWPSPATGELIESQLSEIWIPGPYSLMK
- a CDS encoding undecaprenyl-diphosphate phosphatase; protein product: MGWVDAVLLGILQGVTEFLPISSSGHLVLGQAILGFAKPQLLFDILVHMGTLVAVLAVYGKDAWRIVKAWLLSLIGKNEDRASLRTAWLIIFASVPAGMVGIFFDDFIESLFASPRMTSLGLIATGTLLFFSKFSETGGKSEAEISWLDALIIGLFQSLAIIPGISRSGSTITSALFRGIDREMAARFSFLLSIPAIGGAFVLKAKHLADASPSDMIPLIIGTVAAALAGVIALRWLLRHVQRGYFRGFAYYCWALGTLGIVGTFIF
- a CDS encoding NTP transferase domain-containing protein — protein: MPKTPPIWAVIMAGGSGTRFWPESRAGRPKQFLPPGGLPPGKKSEKKTAASLLAQSANRMNGLVPPERILIIGSVAHRRLIAETVPDIPRRNVILEPEGRNTAPCLCLAAHIIEGREPGAVMAAFPADHHIARPGTLRRLIRAAARLAGERDAVVTLGIKPTGPETGYGYIERGKKLPVPGKTEAYGVRRFTEKPTLARARKFVSSGHFYWNGGIFIWRAERAIEEIGRRLPETSRHIERAARALNKRKAAEFARAFKAAESISIDYAVMEKLRDIIVLPADMGWNDVGSWAALREVLPLDKKGNLWMIPDEGNVLADETRGLIVRSSKPLIAALGVENLIVIETQGALLLCHADRAQSVGDLVKQLKAKGLGQHL
- a CDS encoding DedA family protein, with protein sequence MNNIRRLYDWVLGWADSRYATPALATLSFTESFFFPLPPDPLLMALSLSKPKRAYFFATICSAASVVGGVAGYYIGLTLFDVIGKPILDFYGAMDKYLLVQTYFRTYDAWAVGVAGFTPIPYKVFTISAGAFRISFLVFVLASVVSRSARFFIVAGLIKHFGGPIRSFIDHYFNILTFVFIALLTGGFLLLKLVK
- a CDS encoding phosphomannomutase/phosphoglucomutase, yielding MVPLNPLIFREYDIRGIVDTDLSPEIVKIIGQSLGTHLSGKQGPKIAISCDNRLSSPCYYEALREGLCASGCHVVGVGMGPTPCLSFATHHLDVAGGIQITGSHNPPEFNGFKITRGNESIHGDEIQEIRRIIEEGRLHTAESPGTFSEQNIHAEYIDRVAKDLTLQRPVKMVLDAGNGVAGPIAGDALRAIGAEVVELYCEPDGTYPNHHPDPTIPKNLEMLIATVRKTGAEVGIALDGDGDRIGAVDSNGRIIWGDELLILYSEPILARRPGEAIVFDVKCSSRLADAIKSMGGRPVMSPTGHSLVRANLVKEKAPLAGELSGHIFFSDGYLGYDDAIYAAGRLLHLVASGNQTLAERMAHIPASISTPELRIECTDKEKFEIVDTLRAHFRSRYETIEVDGARIIFEKGWGLVRASNTQPVIVCRFEAEDHASLDAYRQEVFEQLGRFPSVKLPNE
- a CDS encoding 1-acyl-sn-glycerol-3-phosphate acyltransferase produces the protein MGGPGPFVERMVILLTYYTVTLFLRWVGRVRVVGKEHIPSGGGVLFLANHISALDVFFLPWVIYGKFPQDRIYIIAKEELLEIPLIGWWLSKLRAFPIKRGKADLGAIRTIEEFIRNDKVLIFPEGTRSLDGKLGPGNRMVGRFIRAARPTVIPVGIKGTNGIVPVGKKFPRRGAEIEVVFGPPLELGDELAIENTKESSVRIVEKAMATISTHLDGSIEVADVLTKASGRD
- a CDS encoding DUF721 domain-containing protein → MNPSNKWRQPKGLSGILSELRRSEKWGRKLSGHFVFRIWDEVVGEAVAKVAHPVSLSSGCLRVEVSSSAWLQELHLMKADILFKLNDSMDDAIKEIIFVAGSGKPDGDGIDRSSHSGYATRSVPTEAEISADDEIASRAVMEEFNDPELREGIEKLMTRARRRVSEDVLNEHSEGNGPE
- a CDS encoding tetratricopeptide repeat protein — translated: MRKITLRLVSFFVLVTALAACATPETKVELEVDVPRKSAGTAESYYYYIDGYLKELDGKLEDAGKIYSRSLEKDPNSPHLLTRLASILIRQGKLKRAEKLVRRAASLDPTNKQAFFLLGGIYTARGRLKSAVDVYERLLEIAPDEREARLLLGTSYIELKRFKDAVRAFSKLIELNPSDILSRLYRAQANFQLKKFEQTEKDLKFLLERRPRNTQALLFLARIAEHRGNFEKAEETYKRILGIDPKNRFARARLGQVYIRKDNLKEALKEYEHLAKDEPGNREVHRTLGFLHFDRRNFQKALQEFQFVLARNPEDDVVRRYVAAIYEELNQLTRAEEELKRILSRQKKASKDKARYLEAYIQLARLYGKRKDWAEVYSVLDKAAKSHEENDRLSFIRGAFLAQQKRYDEAIPFYQSAVRINPKRSSYLFNLAVAYYETHQWDDVEKSVRAVLKIQPKHANALNLLGFMFSELNRNIDEAEKLLNRALEIEPNNAAFLDSLGWIYYRMGKFDLALKKIQHAANQMPLDAVILEHLGDVYFALKNVPKALEYWQKSNKTNPKEKKVVEKILKHGGSLTPVPKKL